The DNA sequence CGTCGCTTTCGTGATCGTGGTGCTGTTCTTCCGGGGCGGGGTCGTCGAGGCGTGGGCCCGCTTCTGGGCCTGGCGCGCGGCGCACGGCGCGCCCGCTCACGCCGCGCGGGCCGATGGCCCTCGTTAGCACCGAGCGGCTCACCAAGCAGTTCGGGGCCCTGACCGCGGTCAACGCGGTCACGCTCGAGGTCCAGGAGGGCACACTCCACTCGGTCATCGGGCCCAACGGGGCCGGCAAGACCACGTTCTTCAACCTGCTGACGGGGCAGCTCGCGCCCACCTCGGGCCGGATCATCTTTGACGGGCGCGACATCACGGGGACCCCGCCGCACGGCGTCGCCCACCTCGGCATCGCCCGGTCGTTCCAGCGCACGAGCATCTTCCCGACACTCTCGCTCCTGGACAACGTGTGGCTGGCGGCCTTTGCCCGGCGGGCCTCCTGGCGTGGCCTGGCCTGGCGCCGGGCCGACCACTACCTGGAACTCGCCGAG is a window from the Candidatus Rokuibacteriota bacterium genome containing:
- a CDS encoding ABC transporter ATP-binding protein, with product MALVSTERLTKQFGALTAVNAVTLEVQEGTLHSVIGPNGAGKTTFFNLLTGQLAPTSGRIIFDGRDITGTPPHGVAHLGIARSFQRTSIFPTLSLLDNVWLAAFARRASWRGLAWRRADHYLELAERALTVLGEVGLREKASQPAREISHGEQRQLELAIALAAAPRLLLLDEPAAGLSPDETQKMVALVRTLKGRYTIILIEHKIDVVMTMSDRISVMHFGSVIAEGTPAEIQRNAEVRRAYLGGIAAP